The Pseudomonadota bacterium genome contains the following window.
GTCCTCATCCGCAGGAACGCTTGCTGCGACTTCTCGCCATGCGCCGACGCTGCCGGTGCATAGAGACTCGTCGCGGCCACGGCTACGGCTAAGCCCGCCGCGGCCCAGGTTCTTATTGCTGATTTACTCATGTTATTGCCTCGTCTGTATTTTAGTTTATGACGTTTTTCCGCGCATCTGCGATCCGCTTAATATTGATCCAAGAACCTGGTCGTGGAGTACCAGCGGCCGAAGAAATGCCAGATAAAGTAAATGAGTATACAAATGAACCCGGAGAAGAATGCCGAGACCGGCACCACGTCCTTCCCGAAGGTTCTCAGCGTCCCCTTCTCGACGAAGCGGATGTACTCCGGCGTCCCCGTGCGGACATAGTGATAGCCTTGTATGTCGGCGATCGTCATGACCGTGCCCATATACTCGACCGGCTGATGTAAGACGGCCAGCATCGACCAGTTGCCCGGGTAGAATATCAGACCGAAGGCGAGGCCGCCGATGACGGCGGTGATCAAGAAGCTCTTCGACCACAGCAATATCACGTCAAGGATGATCGCCCCTGGCACCAGCGTGGCTGCCCAGACGAAGTTGATCGGGAAATAGGTCCAACCCCAGAAGTTGAAATACCTATTGACCCACTCGCCGAAGAGCAGGCCCAGGATGGTGAAGGTCGCGCCCAAAGGCAGGCGCAGTTTGTCCCACATCCAATACTGCACCGCCGCAGGGAAGGTGATGCACATGATTGGCGTCACGGTTGGCCACAGACGGCGATCCTTCCAGTCGGTCCAGAAGTCCCAGTCGCCCATGGTCAGCATGGCGTGGACGTGAAATCCGCCGCAGAACACCAGGAAGGACAGCGCAAGGATCAACCAATCCGCTGTCCTCGAGGCCTGGATGATCTCGGCCTTGGTAAATACAGTTGGTGAGAGAGAACTCATTATGTTTGCCTCCTCGTTTTGGATTTATTTTATACAACTTACAACCCGAAAAGCCTCGCTAGCCTCACGTTCCCGCTACCGGTGGTTGGTTTAGGAGCGGGCCGCTGCTCAGGGATCTCGCCGAGATCCCCTCCGCAACGGCCCATTCGCGCTACTTCAGCTTTTCTTGTTGTTTTTTTTACTACGGGTGATGCTCAGTCCTTATAAGCGCCCTTATGCGCCGGTGCCGGTGCGTGTCCCAGTGCCGGTCCCGCCAGCTCGCTCAGGCGTGCGA
Protein-coding sequences here:
- a CDS encoding methane monooxygenase/ammonia monooxygenase subunit B; the protein is MSKSAIRTWAAAGLAVAVAATSLYAPAASAHGEKSQQAFLRMRT
- a CDS encoding methane monooxygenase/ammonia monooxygenase subunit A translates to MSSLSPTVFTKAEIIQASRTADWLILALSFLVFCGGFHVHAMLTMGDWDFWTDWKDRRLWPTVTPIMCITFPAAVQYWMWDKLRLPLGATFTILGLLFGEWVNRYFNFWGWTYFPINFVWAATLVPGAIILDVILLWSKSFLITAVIGGLAFGLIFYPGNWSMLAVLHQPVEYMGTVMTIADIQGYHYVRTGTPEYIRFVEKGTLRTFGKDVVPVSAFFSGFICILIYFIWHFFGRWYSTTRFLDQY